The DNA region ATAAAATTAAAGTACTTAATAGACACTTTAGTTTTTTTAAGTTTTACAGGTAATACATCTACTTTGTTAGAAATTAATGCTTGACAATTTTGATTAAATGTACAACTATTGCAATCTGGATTTTTAGGTTTACAATGCCTAGCGCCAAACTCCATTATAGCTTGATTAAAAATTGCAGGACGATTAGGATCTATCAAATCTTGAGCTAATTGTTTAAATTGTTTTTGACCTTGTGTACTATTTATAGGAGTTTCTATCCCAAAATACCTTGACAAAACTCTATACACATTACCATCTACAACAGCTGTTACTTCATTAAAGCAAATAGACGCTATTGCGCTTGCGGTATAATCACCAACACCTTTTAACTTCAAAATCTCTTTATACGTGTTAGGAAATTCACCGTTTAACTCCTCGACGATATATTTTGCAGACCAATGCAAGTTTCTAGCTCTTGAATAATAACCTAAGCCTTGCCATAATTTTAAAACTTCGTCTTCTTTAGCATTTGCAAGATCAAAAACAGAAGGAAAATTAGTTGTAAAAGCATGGTAATACGGTGTACCTTGAATAACTTGAGTTTGCTGTAAAATAATTTCTGAAAGCCAAATATAATAAGGGTTAGATGTATTACGCCAAGGTAAATCGCGTTTGTTTACTGTATACCAATTAATTAACTTTGCAGAGAAATTCATAGGGTTAAAAAAATAAAGAAATGCAAAAGTAAAGTTTATAGCATTAAATTTTAATGAATTAGGTTTGAAATATTGAATATTAAATGCCTATATTTGCCAACCCTAATAAAAAATTAATAACACAAACAATAAAAGAAAATGACTAAAGCTGATTTAGTAGCAAGAATTTCTGAGAAATTAGGAATTGAAAAAGGTGATGTACAAGCAACTGTTGAAACTTTTATGGAAGAAGTAAAGACATCTTTAGAAAGCGGAGACAACGTATATTTAAGAGGTTTCGGTAGCTTCATCATTAAAACTAGAGCTGAAAAAACTGGAAGAAATATTTCTAAAAACACAACAATAAAGATTCCAGCTCACAATATTCCAGCATTTAAACCTGCTAAAGTATTTGTAGAAGGTGTTAAAACAAATGTTGACGTAAAGTAAAATTTAAACGAATTATTAATTAAAAAACATTAACCTATGCCAAGTGGTAAAAAACGTAAAAGACACAAGGTTGCTACGCATAAGCGTAAAAAACGTAGACGCGCTAACCGTCACAAAAAGAAAAAATAATTCCAAAAAGTAGTTTTTTAACTACTTTTTTGGTTTTTTAAAATTTCGTTCTTTGAAAACTAAGCTTAACAACTAATTACGTATAACCTTGCGTAATTACTAAGCTTAACCGGATTTAAAAATCCTGTGAAAAAATGTATAATCCATCTATACTTAATTGTATGGATAAAAATTAACCTTAATGGATAAAGAATTAATCATTAGATCTAGTCCAGATGCTGTTGATTTTGCCTTATTAAAAGATGGAAAATTGATTGAATTACATAAAGATGAAGACGATAACAAGTTTTCTGTTGGCGATGTGTTTATTGCCAAAATAAGGAAAGCTGTTCCAGGACTAAATGCTGCTTTTGTAAATGTTGGGTACGAAAAAGATGCCTTTTTACATTATCATGATTTAGGTCCTAAAATATCTTCTCTTTTAAAATTCACAAAAAGTGTAAGCACAGGTAAACTAAAGGATTTTTCTTTAAAAAATTACCCATTTGAAAAAGACATTGATAAAGACGGTAAAATTACAGACGTCTTAAAATCAAATCAGTCTATTTTAGTACAAATTGTTAAAGAACCTATATCTACAAAAGGTCCTAGAATAAGCTCTGAGCTTTCTATTGCTGGTAGATATATTGTTTTAGTCCCGTTTTCTGATCGTATTTCAATTTCTCAAAAAATAGAAAATAAAGAAGAAAAAGATAGATTAAAACGCTTGGTAAAAAGCATAACACCGCCAGGTTTTGGCGTTATTGTACGAACAGTAGCTGAAGGCAAAAAAGTAGCCGAACTAGATAAAGATTTACAACACTTATTAAGTCGTTGGAACACAATGTGTAAAAAGTTACACAAAGCCCATCATCCAACCAAAGTTTTAGGAGAATTAAATAAAGCCTCTTCAATATTAAGAGATATATTTAACGATACCTTTACAGGAATACATGTAGATGATGAAGAACTATTTTTTCAAATAAAAGATTACTTGCAAGAAATTGCACCAAACAAAGAATCAATTGTCAAACTCTATCAATCTAATGTTCCAATTTTTGAAAAATTTGGAATAGAGCGACAAATAAAAACTTCTTTTGGTAAAACTGTATCTATGGCTAAAGGAGCTTACTTAGTTATAGAACATACAGAAGCCTTACACGTAATAGATGTAAATAGTGGTAATAGATCTAATAAATCAAACTCTCAAGAAGATACTGCTCTAGAAGTAAATTTAATTTCTGCAAAAGAAGTTGCAAGACAATTAAGACTACGAGATATGGGTGGAATTATTGTTGTGGATTTTATAGATTTAAATTCTGCTGAAAACAGAAAAACACTGTACAATTATTTACGTGAAGAAATGAAAGATGATAGAGCCAAACATAAAATATTACCTCCTAGTAAGTTTGGATTGGTTCAAATTACACGTCAAAGAGTTAGACCAGAAATGAATATTAAAACCAGAGAGGAAAATCCTAATGGTAATAATGGAGAAGAGGTTGAAGCACCAATAGTTTTAGTGCAAAAAATAACTCATGACCTGGAACAATTATTTAAAAAAGACTATAAGAAGGTGACTTTAAACACACATCCTTTTATAGCAGCCTTTTTAACAAAAGGTTTTCCATCTATTCGTTCAAAATGGTTTTTTGAACACAAAAAATGGGTTAAAATACAACCTAGAGATGCTTACACTTATTTAGAATATCATTTTTACGATAAAAATGGTAAGCTAATAAAATAAAACATAAAGCCTTGTTATCTAATAGCAAGGCTTTTTTTTGTACAAAAAAAGCAGCTAGTTATAGCTGCTTTTTTAATTAACACATTGTATTTTGAATAGTTTTACATATT from Mesoflavibacter profundi includes:
- the mutY gene encoding A/G-specific adenine glycosylase, which gives rise to MNFSAKLINWYTVNKRDLPWRNTSNPYYIWLSEIILQQTQVIQGTPYYHAFTTNFPSVFDLANAKEDEVLKLWQGLGYYSRARNLHWSAKYIVEELNGEFPNTYKEILKLKGVGDYTASAIASICFNEVTAVVDGNVYRVLSRYFGIETPINSTQGQKQFKQLAQDLIDPNRPAIFNQAIMEFGARHCKPKNPDCNSCTFNQNCQALISNKVDVLPVKLKKTKVSIKYFNFIVVLANNSYTILEQRKGNGIWQNLYQFPLIETKAAVNEQEITKKINDLGVIPNNDFEISLYNTEDIIHKLSHQHLHTKFWIVTTQQSLKNAISTTKLHDFPVPILISNFIEKFDF
- a CDS encoding HU family DNA-binding protein codes for the protein MTKADLVARISEKLGIEKGDVQATVETFMEEVKTSLESGDNVYLRGFGSFIIKTRAEKTGRNISKNTTIKIPAHNIPAFKPAKVFVEGVKTNVDVK
- a CDS encoding Rne/Rng family ribonuclease codes for the protein MDKELIIRSSPDAVDFALLKDGKLIELHKDEDDNKFSVGDVFIAKIRKAVPGLNAAFVNVGYEKDAFLHYHDLGPKISSLLKFTKSVSTGKLKDFSLKNYPFEKDIDKDGKITDVLKSNQSILVQIVKEPISTKGPRISSELSIAGRYIVLVPFSDRISISQKIENKEEKDRLKRLVKSITPPGFGVIVRTVAEGKKVAELDKDLQHLLSRWNTMCKKLHKAHHPTKVLGELNKASSILRDIFNDTFTGIHVDDEELFFQIKDYLQEIAPNKESIVKLYQSNVPIFEKFGIERQIKTSFGKTVSMAKGAYLVIEHTEALHVIDVNSGNRSNKSNSQEDTALEVNLISAKEVARQLRLRDMGGIIVVDFIDLNSAENRKTLYNYLREEMKDDRAKHKILPPSKFGLVQITRQRVRPEMNIKTREENPNGNNGEEVEAPIVLVQKITHDLEQLFKKDYKKVTLNTHPFIAAFLTKGFPSIRSKWFFEHKKWVKIQPRDAYTYLEYHFYDKNGKLIK